Proteins from a single region of Phyllopteryx taeniolatus isolate TA_2022b chromosome 10, UOR_Ptae_1.2, whole genome shotgun sequence:
- the LOC133485016 gene encoding neuronal acetylcholine receptor subunit beta-2-like, whose product MAVTAKAALLLLIVTVSQTAFCAEVEERLVGHLLSGDRYNKLIRPAVNNSQQVTIYIQVSLAQLINVNEREQIMTTNCWLTQVWNDYRLMWDPDEYDGIKKIRLPTQHIWLPDIVLYNNADGTYEVSFYSNAVVSNNGEVAWLPPAIYKSACKIEVRDFPFDQQNCTLKFRSWTYDHTEIDLILLSDFASRDDFKPSGEWDIVSLPGRKNEDPDDIRYLDITYDFIIKRKPLFYTINLIIPCILITSLAILVFYLPSDCGEKMTLCISVLLALTVFLLLISKIVPPTSLAVPLIGKYLMFTMVLVTFSIVTSVCVLNVHHRSPSTHTMPPWVKRIFMYQLPSYLFMRRPGRSNIRERFRKKYQQQSYSEKKAGADAGTGSVGLADSSSSFYVNEESAKRWPFSDFADNTEFRKRTTLKSSIDVEDAVDGVRYIADKMKSEDDDEGIIEDWKYVAMVIDRLFLWIFVCVCVAGTVGLFMQPLFQSYNTPIVEDMDQN is encoded by the exons CAGCCTTTTGTGCAGAGGTGGAGGAGCGTCTGGTGGGTCACCTGTTGTCGGGTGACCGCTACAACAAACTGATCAGACCGGCCGTCAACAACAGCCAGCAAGTCACCATTTACATCCAAGTGTCTCTCGCTCAGCTGATCAATGTG aATGAGAGGGAACAGATCATGACCACCAACTGTTGGCTCACTCAG GTGTGGAACGACTACAGATTAATGTGGGACCCCGATGAGTATGATGGCATCAAGAAAATCCGCCTCCCGACACAACACATTTGGCTGCCAGACATCGTCCTCTACAACAA TGCTGACGGCACCTATGAAGTCTCCTTCTACTCCAATGCTGTGGTCTCTAACAATGGCGAGGTGGCCTGGCTCCCTCCCGCCATCTACAAGTCGGCCTGCAAGATTGAAGTCCGCGACTTTCCCTTTGACCAGCAGAACTGCACCCTTAAGTTTCGCTCGTGGACGTACGACCACACTGAGATCGACCTCATCCTCCTGAGTGACTTTGCCAGCCGCGACGATTTCAAACCCAGCGGCGAGTGGGATATTGTGTCACTGCCAGGACGCAAGAATGAAGACCCAGATGACATCAGGTACCTGGACATCACTTATGACTTCATCATTAAGAGAAAACCTCTCTTCTACACCATCAACCTGATCATCCCCTGTATCCTGATCACATCTTTGGCCATTCTGGTCTTCTACCTGCCATCAGACTGTGGTGAGAAGATGACGCTTTGCATCTCTGTGCTCCTGGCCCTCACTGTGTTTTTACTTCTTATCTCAAAGATTGTGCCACCCACATCTTTAGCAGTGCCTCTGATCGGGAAGTACCTGATGTTTACTATGGTGCTGGTCACCTTTTCCATCGTCACCAGTGTTTGTGTGCTCAACGTCCACCATCGCTCCCCTAGTACGCACACCATGCCTCCTTGGGTCAAACGCATCTTTATGTATCAACTTCCCTCGTATCTTTTCATGCGAAGACCTGGCAGATCCAACATACGTGAGCGGTTCCGGAAAAAATACCAACAACAATCGTACTCTGAGAAGAAAGCGGGTGCAGATGCGGGGACAGGTTCTGTGGGACTGGCAGACTCCTCGTCATCCTTCTACGTCAACGAGGAGTCGGCCAAACGCTGGCCGTTCAGCGACTTTGCCGACAACACAGAGTTCAGGAAGAGGACGACACTGAAAAGCAGCATTGATGTGGAGGATGCCGTGGATGGCGTGCGCTACATTGCCGACAAGATGAAGAGTGAGGATGACGATGAAGGG ATCATTGAGGATTGGAAGTACGTGGCGATGGTGATTGACCGCCTCTTCCTGTGGatctttgtttgtgtatgtgtggcgGGAACCGTGGGCCTCTTCATGCAGCCTCTGTTCCAGAGTTACAACACCCCCATTGTTGAAGACATGGACCAGAACTGA